A region of Solanum dulcamara chromosome 7, daSolDulc1.2, whole genome shotgun sequence DNA encodes the following proteins:
- the LOC129896402 gene encoding uncharacterized protein LOC129896402: MKSWLSLKNIHPSPPNFSTSTANSVTPPRRCSPSTSSNLRFTSFMQNLQSSITHSYSYPNTSSGRCRATSAGPPSPPQTEPPNNEEDSSSSPGIMSSFSKAQDTLRIFFAVLFWMSLLFWYSVWDGKNDGRPNKGSRFRR, encoded by the exons ATGAAATCCTGGCTCTCTCTCAAGAACATTCACCCTTCGCCGCCAAATTTTTCCACCTCCACCGCTAATTCCGTAACGCCACCGCGCCGGTGTTCTCCCTCCACCTCCTCTAACCTTCGATTTACTTCTTTTATGCAAAATCTACAAAGCTCAATAACCCACTCGTATTCTTATCCTAATACGTCTTCCGGTCGCTGCCGGGCTACCAGTGCTGGCCCACCGTCGCCTCCACAGACCGAACCACCCAATAACGAAGAAGACTCGTCATCGTCTCCAG GTATCATGTCATCTTTCTCCAAAGCACAAGACACCTTGCGGATATTTTTTGCTGTGTTATTCTGGATGTCACTTCTCTTCTGGTATTCTGTGTGGGATGGGAAGAATGATGGCAGACCGAACAAGGGTTCTCGATTTAGAAGATGA
- the LOC129896396 gene encoding uncharacterized protein LOC129896396, protein MDKSVGKSQVTNSSASTSTPTHDGHVTANPNNPAEFVNHGLHLWNQIRLQWIGHKKPVNHPQQLHEPKLNWNATYGCLFGSNKPLPNPIPLAEMVDFLIDFWELEGLYD, encoded by the exons ATGGACAAAAGTGTAGGTAAGTCGCAAGTAACCAACTCATCAGCTAGTACATCTACACCGACACATGATGGTCATGTGACTGCAAATCCAAACAACCCCGCCGAATTTGTAAATCATG GACTACACCTCTGGAACCAAATCAGACTGCAGTGGATAGGACACAAGAAGCCTGTCAACCATCCACAACAGCTGCATGAACCTAAACTAAA TTGGAATGCTACGTATGGTTGTTTGTTTGGGAGCAACAAGCCATTGCCCAATCCTATCCCGCTTGCT GAAATGGTAGATTTCCTTATTGATTTTTGGGAGCTGGAAGGACTGTACGATTGA
- the LOC129895104 gene encoding uncharacterized protein LOC129895104 encodes MSSMLGSQGLVLATAMAVSAGTVILLDLFRVKYFPAIHVSDRQNYPPDQKQILKSCLSSAGKNKDRARKKKKRVHFAAGVKSSSRSGEEYRRKQMRKFTETRIKSCGNEIVGMPGNRLALYTGILKDRVQRMEFSY; translated from the exons ATGTCAAGTATGTTGGGTTCACAAggcttggtcttggcgactgcCATGGCGGTCTCTGCCGGCACCGTGATTTTACTCGATCTTTTCAGGGTCAAGTACTTTCCGGCGATCCATGTTTCTGATCGACAAAACTACCCACCTGATCAAAAGCAGATTCTCAAGTCTTGTTTATCTTCAG CTGGGAAGAACAAGGACAGAgcaaggaagaaaaagaagagagttCATTTTGCAGCTGGTGTGAAAAGTTCGAGCCGCAGTGGCGAGGAATATAGAAGAAAACAAATGAGGAAATTTACAGAAACTCGAATTAAATCTTGCGGGAATGAGATTGTGGGGATGCCAGGAAATAGGTTGGCTTTGTACACTGGGATTCTTAAGGATCGGGTTCAAAGAATGGAATTCTCCTATTGA
- the LOC129895552 gene encoding phospholipase D alpha 1 gives MGKGASKIYATVDLEKARVGRTRVIENEPNNPRWYESFHIYCAHMAKNVTFTVKDNNSIGTTLIGRAYLPVNDLMEGEEVDEWIEILDEDKNPIEAGSKIHVTLQFFDISRDRNWGRGIGSPKYPGVPYTFFPQRTGCRVSLYQDAHIPDKFIPKIPLSGGKYYEPHRCWEDIFDAITNAKHMIYITGWSVYTEITLLRDSRREKPGGDETLGELLKKKAREGVKVLMLVWDDRTSVRVLKKDGLMATHDEETEELFKDTDVHCVLCPRNPDDGGSIVKDLQISTMFTHHQKIVIVDSDMPNGESETRRLVSFVGGLDLCDGRYDTPFHSLFRTLDTAHHDDFHQPNFAEASITKGGPREPWHDIHSRVEGPIAWDVLYNFEQRWRKQGGKDILVDLRELDNVIIPPSPVMYPDDPESWNVQLFRSIDGGAAFGFPDTPEESVKAGLVNGKDNIVDRSIQDAYITAIRRAKNFIYIENQYFLGSCYDWQCDDLKVEEIGALHLIPKELTLKIVSKIEAGERFTVYILVPMWPEGLPESASVQAILDWQRRTMAMMYKHIFQAIRDKGIDDHPRNYLTFFCIGNREVKMRGEYEPSEKPEADTDYERAQEARRFMIYVHSKMMIVDDEYIIVGSANINQRSMDGARDSEIAIGAYQPHNLTTRQPARGQVHGFRMALWYEHMGMLDDTFQHPESEDCVRKVNEIADKYWDLYTSESLETDLPGHLLRYPVGLTNDGEITDLPGNGNEYFPDTKAKVVGTKSDYLPPILTT, from the exons ATGGGCAAAGGAGCTTCTAAAATTTATGCCACAGTTGATTTGGAAAAGGCAAGGGTTGGAAGAACCAGAGTTATTGAAAATGAACCAAACAATCCTAGGTGGTATGAGTCTTTTCACATCTACTGTGCTCATATGGCTAAAAATGTTACATTTACAGTCAAAGATAACAATTCCATTGGTACAACCTTAATTGGAAGAGCTTATTTACCAGTTAATGACCTGATGGAAGGGGAAGAGGTTGATGAGTGGATTGAGATACTGGATGAAGACAAGAATCCCATTGAAGCAGGTTCTAAAATCCATGTGACACTGCAGTTTTTCGATATCAGTCGTGATCGTAATTGGGGACGTGGAATAGGTAGTCCTAAATATCCTGGTGTCCCTTACACATTCTTCCCACAGAGAACAGGATGTCGAGTTTCTTTGTATCAAGATGCACATATCCCTGATAAGTTTATTCCGAAAATCCCTCTATCTGGAGGTAAATATTACGAACCACATCGATGTTGGGAAGATATCTTTGATGCGATTACTAACGCAAAGCACATGATTTACATTACTGGCTGGTCTGTATATACTGAAATAACCTTGCTGAGGGACTCCAGGAGGGAAAAGCCTGGAGGAGACGAAACACTCGGAGAACTGCTCAAGAAGAAGGCGAGGGAAGGTGTTAAAGTCCTTATGCTTGTATGGGACGACAGAACATCTGTACGTGTGCTGAAGAAAGACGGTCTCATGGCCACTCATGACGAAGAAACTGAAGAGTTATTTAAAGATACTGATGTGCACTGTGTCCTTTGCCCTCGGAATCCTGATGATGGTGGAAGCATAGTTAAAGATTTACAGATTTCTACAATGTTTACTCATCACCAGAAAATCGTAATAGTGGACAGTGACATGCCCAATGGAGAGTCAGAGACGAGGAGACTTGTGAGCTTCGTCGGTGGCCTTGATCTTTGTGATGGGAGATATGACACTCCTTTCCATTCACTTTTTAGAACACTAGACACAGCACATCATGATGATTTCCACCAGCCTAATTTTGCTGAAGCTTCGATTACCAAAGGTGGGCCTAGGGAGCCCTGGCATGACATTCATTCTCGGGTTGAAGGACCAATTGCTTGGGATGTATTGTATAATTTTGAACAGAGATGGAGAAAACAGGGCGGAAAAGATATTCTTGTGGACTTAAGAGAGCTTGACAATGTTATCATTCCACCATCTCCAGTTATGTACCCTGATGATCCTGAATCATGGAATGTTCAATTATTCAGATCGATCGATGGTGGAGCAGCTTTCGGCTTTCCTGACACACCAGAAGAGTCAGTAAAGGCTGGTTTAGTTAACGGGAAGGATAACATTGTCGATAGAAGTATCCAAGATGCTTACATCACTGCGATTCGTCGAGCAAAGAATTTCATCTACATTGAAAATCAGTATTTTCTTGGAAGCTGTTACGATTGGCAGTGTGATGATTTGAAAGTGGAGGAGATAGGTGCCTTGCATCTCATTCCAAAAGAACTTACATTGAAGATTGTTAGTAAAATTGAAGCTGGGGAAAGGTTTACTGTATATATTCTGGTTCCAATGTGGCCAGAAGGACTTCCTGAGAGTGCATCTGTACAAGCAATATTAGATTGGCAGAGGAGGACAATGGCGATGATGTATAAACATATATTTCAGGCTATCAGAGATAAAGGTATCGACGATCACCCGAGGAATTATTTGACTTTTTTCTGCATTGGTAATCGGGAGGTGAAGATGAGAGGAGAATATGAACCTTCAGAAAAGCCTGAAGCTGATACTGATTACGAACGAGCTCAGGAGGCTCGTCGTTTTATGATCTATGTCCATTCCAAGATGATGATTG TTGATGATGAGTACATTATCGTTGGATCAGCCAACATAAACCAGAGGTCAATGGATGGTGCAAGAGACTCAGAGATAGCAATTGGAGCATACCAGCCTCATAATTTGACTACGAGGCAACCAGCAAGGGGTCAAGTTCATGGTTTCAGAATGGCATTGTGGTACGAGCATATGGGCATGCTCGATGACACGTTCCAACATCCAGAGAGCGAAGATTGTGTGAGGAAGGTGAATGAAATAGCTGATAAATATTGGGATCTGTATACAAGTGAGAGTCTAGAAACTGATCTGCCTGGTCACTTGCTCCGATACCCCGTCGGACTTACCAACGACGGTGAGATCACAGATTTGCCTGGAAATGGAAATGAGTACTTCCCTGACACAAAGGCTAAGGTTGTTGGTACTAAATCTGACTACCTTCCTCCCATCCTCACTACCTAA